TTGATGTCTCGCCTGACGACGTTCATAAATCGAAAAGCGAGCACAAACACGCTGTGTTCGTCCTCGGAAACGCGCTTGCGACTGCAATGAGCGAAGACGAGTTTTCGAACGCTGGCCGAATCGGAAAGCGGATGCAAGAGCTCGCTGACGACGCCGAGCAAAAGCTGTAATCAGATAGTAGTTCTTTTTGATTTACCAGAGTTGAAGTCGGAGACGAGTACGGCAAGCGGGGGCGTGAAGTGGGTAAGTGAGGGAAGACACCTCACGAAACAACACCTAAAATACATTGGGCAAACGATTGGTGGCCAGTTTGTGTCGATGTACAATCGAAAACGTTCGGCGAGCCATCAGACGATGTATCGATGGAAGAATGGTGTGGGATAGCGCGCACATCCTAATAAAACTGGACAGCGTTCGAGCCACGCACTCATTGGTGGCAGTGCGGGAGATGCACCGAAGATAGACGATCCGGATGAGGTCGTGGAAGTCGCTGTTCTGTGAACTACCACGCGCGCGACGGCGGAGTTATTGTCGAACGCGAGAACACCGCATCCACACTCACAGAGCGCTCACCAGTGCACAGACGCTTTCCGTTTCCTTCCGGGCAAAAACAGATAGCTACACGCGCTTGTTGTAGCACTCAGAGAATAGCCGAGCCACATTCATCAATCCGGTCAGGACAACACTTTGAATCACTCTCGCGAACGGTATCGCCACGCGCCAATTCCCAAACCAAGTAGTGCTGCGATAATACCGAATCCAGGGCCATCGGTCTCCGTTGTCGTGGATTCACTCGCTTTGGTGGTTGTCGCTGTCTCCGTCGTCTCTCGCGTCGATGTGGTTAGAGTCGACTGTTCTGTGGTCGTCGCGTTTGGAGTGGGCGTCTCCGTCGGAGTTGCTGTCGAGGTGCCTTTCAGAGAAACCTTTTCGCTGGTCGGTGCCGACCCGGTCGTCCAGGAGTGCGAGACCTTCATTGAGCTATTCAGCATGTGAGCAGTACTGACCTGCATCTTGTAGGTAATGGTCTCT
The nucleotide sequence above comes from Halocatena marina. Encoded proteins:
- a CDS encoding UPF0058 family protein, producing the protein MHKDELLELHKQMVMIMNYFREQEGINRNLFDPYDQLDVSPDDVHKSKSEHKHAVFVLGNALATAMSEDEFSNAGRIGKRMQELADDAEQKL